In Panacibacter ginsenosidivorans, the following proteins share a genomic window:
- a CDS encoding tetratricopeptide repeat protein, which yields MKIRPVHFKSLLLFFTVFLSGNIMSQSSQSMLVADSLYYAQNWNDARNIYERLLGDTSQNSIAWNRLGFSDYNIGNYDKALYCYAKALTFKPILPVKASVFSRMARIHALKNEKQKALTDIDSAFKAGYLNLSEMDSLTDFNNIRNEPGFVSLRQKIYAIAFPCMSDTHAREFDFWVGEWDVYVTGTTNYAGHSLVQVISGGCAILENWDSPSSTGKSINFIDPNTNKWKQSWAGSYANGVQEFINGEYRDSAMHFDFERKNAQGNKTMGRFIFYNQGPNQVRQFSESSADNGKTWTTNYDLTYKRRN from the coding sequence ATGAAAATAAGACCTGTACACTTTAAAAGTCTTTTACTTTTTTTTACTGTTTTCCTTTCAGGGAACATCATGTCTCAGTCTTCACAATCAATGTTGGTTGCAGATTCATTGTATTATGCACAAAACTGGAATGATGCACGAAACATATATGAAAGACTATTAGGCGATACATCGCAAAACAGTATTGCATGGAACAGGCTTGGGTTTTCAGATTATAATATTGGCAACTATGATAAGGCATTGTACTGTTATGCAAAGGCGCTTACATTTAAACCCATACTACCTGTTAAAGCATCTGTTTTTTCAAGAATGGCGCGGATACATGCTTTAAAAAACGAAAAGCAAAAAGCATTGACAGATATAGACAGTGCTTTTAAAGCGGGCTACCTTAATTTATCAGAAATGGATTCTTTAACAGATTTCAACAACATAAGAAATGAGCCCGGATTTGTTTCTCTTCGTCAAAAAATTTATGCTATTGCTTTCCCCTGCATGTCTGATACACATGCACGTGAATTTGATTTTTGGGTGGGTGAATGGGATGTATATGTAACGGGCACTACGAATTATGCAGGACATAGTTTGGTGCAGGTAATTTCTGGTGGTTGTGCAATCCTGGAAAACTGGGATAGTCCGTCAAGCACAGGTAAGAGTATAAATTTTATTGACCCCAACACAAATAAATGGAAACAAAGCTGGGCAGGTTCTTACGCAAATGGCGTGCAGGAATTTATAAATGGTGAATACAGAGACAGTGCGATGCATTTTGATTTTGAAAGAAAAAATGCACAGGGAAATAAAACTATGGGACGTTTTATTTTTTATAACCAGGGGCCCAACCAGGTAAGACAGTTTAGTGAAAGCTCGGCTGATAATGGCAAAACCTGGACAACTAATTATGACTTAACGTACA